Proteins encoded by one window of Streptococcus sanguinis:
- a CDS encoding UbiA family prenyltransferase, whose protein sequence is MFKRLAVYYKEMFPLLPRFFVAAIMFFEIYFVLLLNDGVTTFHFDHQELIGIFTIFVFLMILRIADDFKDYETDRRLFPHRALPSGRVKKKDLAIALSFIVAVSVLLNVLFMNNIGWFLFLYIYGTLMSFWFFKRDKIQNSLPLALVTHNPVMMILNLYTISFVCYKYNLPLLSLPTVLLAFTMYFPSLIWEVCRKIRAPKDETEYVTYSKLFGYKKATRFIEVVTLLDILTNFALLWNISHVGVVVLVLNVIWMTVQFEQFIKDPTCFNIRERVERYTYITETTMVLSVAVYLLMGVL, encoded by the coding sequence ATGTTTAAACGATTAGCTGTTTATTATAAGGAAATGTTTCCTTTGCTGCCACGTTTTTTTGTGGCTGCCATCATGTTTTTTGAGATTTATTTTGTCCTTCTGCTCAATGACGGAGTGACTACCTTTCACTTTGACCATCAGGAGTTGATTGGGATTTTTACGATTTTCGTCTTTCTGATGATTCTGCGGATTGCGGATGATTTCAAGGACTACGAGACCGACAGACGCCTCTTTCCTCATCGAGCTCTGCCATCTGGCCGGGTGAAAAAGAAGGACTTGGCTATTGCCCTCAGCTTTATCGTAGCTGTATCTGTACTTCTCAATGTTCTCTTTATGAACAATATCGGCTGGTTCCTCTTTCTCTACATCTACGGAACTCTCATGTCCTTCTGGTTCTTCAAGCGTGACAAGATTCAAAATTCTCTGCCTCTGGCTCTAGTAACCCATAATCCAGTCATGATGATTTTGAATCTCTATACTATCTCTTTTGTCTGCTACAAGTACAATCTGCCTCTCTTGTCTTTACCGACCGTCTTGCTGGCCTTTACCATGTATTTCCCAAGTCTGATCTGGGAAGTCTGCCGCAAGATTCGGGCGCCAAAAGACGAGACAGAGTATGTGACCTATTCTAAGCTTTTTGGCTACAAAAAAGCCACTCGCTTTATCGAGGTGGTGACTCTGCTGGATATCTTGACCAATTTCGCCCTTCTCTGGAATATTTCCCATGTCGGAGTGGTAGTCTTGGTGCTGAATGTCATCTGGATGACCGTCCAGTTTGAGCAGTTTATCAAGGATCCGACTTGCTTTAATATACGGGAGCGGGTGGAACGTTATACTTATATCACGGAGACGACCATGGTTCTGTCCGTTGCTGTTTATCTCTTGATGGGGGTACTTTGA